The Fimbriimonas ginsengisoli Gsoil 348 genome window below encodes:
- the gcvH gene encoding glycine cleavage system protein GcvH — protein MSNIPADLKYAKTHEWVRLEGDVATIGITDFAQSELGDVVYVDLPTVGRVLAAGDSFGSVESVKTVSDVYAPVGGEVVDANEALGAQSELINTDPYGKGYMIKIRVADPSEVGGLLDAAGYSEVAG, from the coding sequence ATGTCCAACATTCCAGCCGACCTCAAGTACGCCAAGACCCACGAATGGGTCCGTTTAGAAGGCGACGTCGCCACCATCGGGATCACCGATTTCGCCCAGTCCGAGTTGGGTGACGTCGTTTACGTGGACCTTCCGACCGTTGGCCGAGTGCTCGCCGCGGGCGATTCGTTCGGTAGCGTCGAATCGGTTAAGACGGTAAGCGACGTGTACGCCCCGGTGGGTGGGGAAGTGGTCGATGCGAACGAGGCGCTGGGCGCGCAGAGCGAGCTGATCAACACCGACCCTTACGGGAAGGGGTACATGATCAAGATCCGAGTCGCCGACCCGAGCGAGGTTGGCGGACTTCTGGACGCCGCCGGCTACTCCGAGGTGGCGGGCTAG
- the pdxH gene encoding pyridoxamine 5'-phosphate oxidase codes for MSQRYDYVRGVLIESSLNPSPFAELEGWIEIARRVDVVEPTAMCVSTVGADGRPSARFVLLRDLDERGLTFFTNYESRKGRELAQNPFACATFWWGSLERQVRVEGRVEKVSPDESDAYFHSRPRQSQFASAASPQSQVVQSREELESAVANLAARYPEGDMPRPESWGGYRLIPDRFEFWQGRPARLHDRLVYTLGGDQWIIHRLAP; via the coding sequence GTGTCGCAACGCTACGACTACGTTCGCGGAGTTCTCATCGAAAGCTCCCTCAATCCGTCCCCGTTCGCCGAACTCGAGGGGTGGATCGAGATTGCCCGACGAGTCGATGTCGTTGAACCCACCGCCATGTGCGTGTCGACCGTGGGCGCCGACGGTCGCCCCAGCGCTCGCTTCGTCCTGCTTCGAGACCTCGATGAGCGAGGACTGACGTTCTTCACCAATTACGAGAGTCGAAAGGGCCGGGAGCTTGCCCAGAACCCGTTCGCCTGCGCCACCTTCTGGTGGGGCTCGCTCGAACGGCAGGTAAGGGTCGAAGGGAGGGTCGAGAAAGTATCTCCTGACGAAAGCGACGCCTACTTCCACAGCCGCCCGCGACAAAGCCAGTTCGCCTCTGCCGCTAGCCCCCAGAGCCAAGTCGTTCAGAGCCGCGAAGAGCTGGAGTCCGCCGTCGCCAACCTCGCCGCCCGGTACCCCGAAGGCGATATGCCAAGGCCAGAATCTTGGGGCGGCTACCGCCTTATTCCCGACCGCTTCGAGTTCTGGCAAGGCCGCCCCGCCCGCCTCCACGATCGTCTCGTCTACACCCTAGGAGGCGATCAATGGATCATCCACCGCCTAGCCCCGTAG
- a CDS encoding stalk domain-containing protein, which produces MTNKIHKGAALAAIVMIASVAGAQGISVTVDGQPVNFNGASPRSVNGRVLVPLRGVFEEMGAYVQWRPNSRSVVATRGDSDVRLRIGDRTATVDGHEVTLDVPAMIINGATMVPIRFLSESLGAEVRWREAERLVMIQTSGEGRGQSIDQTPRTWTDRQGRLRDAQGRWQDANGRWHMPRGRWQDSNGNWHGVSNGNINDGSYGRAQTIARDTVLPVTLDTPLSSDGSLRGDKFTATVRSTGDDYYGMLPEGTKVEGRVLTARPRSGNDPGLLELDFRRIRLPNGSSYPINGNLISLDANGVVRDDSGRIRATGSSRDNRTVYAGYGAGAGLLVGLLTKKPLEGTILGGVLGYVAGQVQKDRGNPSNVRLDPGTQFGVRLTNDVTVRLPDNP; this is translated from the coding sequence ATGACTAACAAGATTCACAAAGGCGCCGCATTGGCCGCGATCGTAATGATCGCGTCGGTCGCCGGAGCGCAGGGAATCTCTGTGACCGTCGACGGACAACCGGTCAACTTTAACGGCGCAAGCCCACGCAGCGTCAATGGACGCGTGCTCGTGCCACTCCGGGGCGTCTTCGAGGAAATGGGCGCTTACGTTCAGTGGCGACCGAATAGCAGATCGGTGGTAGCCACCCGGGGCGACAGCGACGTGCGTCTCCGAATTGGAGATCGAACGGCAACGGTCGACGGACACGAAGTCACCCTCGACGTCCCGGCGATGATCATCAACGGCGCCACCATGGTTCCGATCAGATTCCTAAGCGAATCGCTGGGGGCCGAAGTGCGCTGGCGAGAGGCCGAGCGACTGGTTATGATCCAGACGTCCGGCGAAGGGCGTGGGCAATCGATCGACCAAACGCCAAGAACGTGGACCGACCGGCAAGGCCGGCTACGAGACGCCCAGGGGCGTTGGCAAGATGCTAACGGCCGGTGGCACATGCCGCGCGGCCGATGGCAAGACAGCAACGGCAACTGGCACGGAGTATCGAACGGGAACATCAACGACGGCAGTTACGGCCGGGCGCAAACCATCGCTCGAGACACCGTGCTTCCGGTCACCCTCGACACCCCCTTGAGCTCAGACGGATCACTTCGTGGGGATAAGTTCACCGCGACGGTACGATCGACGGGCGACGACTACTACGGCATGCTGCCGGAGGGAACGAAGGTAGAAGGCCGGGTGCTTACCGCTCGCCCGAGGTCCGGCAACGATCCGGGTCTGCTCGAGTTAGACTTCCGGCGCATTCGATTGCCGAACGGCAGCTCCTACCCGATCAACGGAAACTTGATCTCGCTCGACGCGAACGGCGTCGTTCGCGACGACAGCGGGCGCATCCGCGCAACGGGAAGCTCGCGGGATAATCGGACCGTCTACGCCGGATACGGCGCGGGCGCCGGTCTTCTCGTCGGACTTTTGACCAAGAAACCGTTAGAAGGGACCATCCTTGGCGGCGTGCTCGGCTACGTGGCTGGCCAGGTTCAGAAGGATCGTGGGAACCCTAGCAACGTCCGGCTCGATCCGGGCACCCAGTTCGGCGTTCGCCTTACGAACGACGTCACGGTCCGGTTGCCGGACAATCCTTGA
- a CDS encoding dicarboxylate/amino acid:cation symporter, whose translation MHTSGKGMPLHTKVLTGLILGAVCGGVAQAILGAKNPNLAWFNDTLAKPVGNIFLYMIFMIVVPLLFSALVLGVGELGNAAKVGRIGILSLIMTVVLSGTAVMIGLGAVNLIAPGDHIPAAQRQELISQYSNKAQGEKQLEAAKKEPEDPPLIGFIPKNPFKEIVRALDGGLLPVMFFALVFGLALASVHAEQAAPLKAFFDSLFAVSQKVVEYAMKIAPFGVFFLVFRTASSVGAHLFVALGMYMAVVLSALLLHQFGTYSLALKFVAKISPAIFFRKMRAVMLTAFATSSSNATLPLALQTAEEEIGLPRDVSTFVLTVGATANQNGTALFEGVTIVFLAQLFGVHLDLAQQLQVMVLAILAGVGTAGVPGGSLPMIASVLVMFKIPAEAIGVILGVDRILDMCRTVLNVTGDMAIAACVTRLSGRQGDALNDTIQATS comes from the coding sequence ATGCACACGAGTGGCAAGGGAATGCCCCTTCACACGAAGGTTCTTACCGGGTTAATCCTCGGAGCCGTTTGCGGCGGCGTTGCCCAGGCGATCTTGGGAGCGAAGAATCCCAACCTGGCGTGGTTCAACGACACGCTTGCCAAGCCGGTGGGGAACATCTTCCTTTACATGATCTTTATGATCGTGGTGCCACTCCTTTTCTCGGCCTTGGTGCTTGGAGTGGGAGAGCTCGGAAACGCCGCGAAGGTGGGGCGGATCGGCATTCTTTCGCTGATCATGACCGTGGTGCTCAGCGGGACGGCGGTGATGATCGGCCTTGGCGCGGTCAACCTTATCGCGCCCGGAGATCACATTCCGGCGGCCCAACGGCAAGAGCTGATCAGCCAGTATTCCAATAAGGCGCAGGGGGAAAAGCAGCTCGAAGCGGCGAAGAAAGAGCCAGAGGATCCGCCCCTCATCGGCTTTATTCCCAAGAACCCGTTCAAGGAGATCGTGCGGGCGCTCGACGGTGGGTTGCTGCCGGTTATGTTCTTCGCGTTGGTTTTCGGCCTCGCGCTTGCCTCGGTGCATGCGGAGCAAGCGGCGCCGTTGAAGGCGTTTTTCGACTCCCTCTTTGCAGTGAGCCAAAAAGTGGTCGAGTATGCGATGAAGATTGCTCCGTTCGGGGTGTTCTTCCTCGTTTTCCGTACCGCCTCGAGCGTCGGGGCGCACCTGTTCGTCGCGCTCGGAATGTACATGGCGGTGGTGCTCTCGGCGCTTTTGCTGCACCAGTTCGGCACCTATTCGCTGGCTTTGAAGTTTGTGGCGAAGATAAGCCCGGCGATATTCTTCCGGAAGATGCGGGCGGTTATGTTGACCGCCTTCGCCACGAGCTCGAGCAATGCAACCCTACCGCTGGCCCTGCAGACCGCAGAAGAAGAAATCGGTTTACCGCGCGACGTGAGCACCTTCGTGCTCACGGTCGGCGCGACCGCCAACCAAAACGGAACCGCCTTATTCGAGGGGGTCACGATCGTTTTTCTCGCCCAGTTGTTCGGAGTGCATCTCGACCTGGCGCAGCAGCTTCAGGTGATGGTGCTGGCCATCCTCGCAGGGGTCGGCACGGCGGGAGTTCCGGGCGGGTCGCTGCCGATGATTGCCAGCGTGCTCGTGATGTTCAAGATTCCGGCGGAGGCGATCGGGGTGATTCTGGGCGTCGACCGCATTCTCGACATGTGCCGGACGGTGCTGAACGTAACGGGCGATATGGCGATTGCCGCCTGCGTAACGCGCCTGTCGGGGCGTCAGGGCGATGCGTTGAACGACACGATCCAGGCTACATCCTAG
- a CDS encoding redoxin domain-containing protein has protein sequence MLAALLTFPQLAPGLATLGFQNENGRWVAPLASKRPTVFFFILADCPIARQYSEEFKRLVHDYPSVSFYAVHADPSATLKVAKTHRREYRLPCPELLDPRQRLVRMAQATAVPTAALFSAEGRVKYSGRIDDRFPALGIQRPKPGRRDLRVALDEYLAGKPISVPRTPVVGCVIPKP, from the coding sequence ATGCTCGCCGCCCTTTTGACCTTTCCCCAACTCGCTCCGGGGCTGGCGACGCTTGGTTTTCAAAACGAGAACGGACGCTGGGTTGCCCCGTTAGCCTCGAAACGACCGACCGTGTTTTTCTTCATCCTCGCCGACTGCCCGATCGCTCGGCAGTATTCCGAGGAATTCAAGCGCCTCGTTCACGACTACCCCAGCGTGTCGTTTTATGCGGTCCATGCCGATCCATCGGCGACCCTGAAAGTGGCCAAAACTCACCGTCGCGAGTACCGTCTTCCCTGCCCGGAGCTTCTGGACCCTCGGCAGCGGCTAGTCCGCATGGCCCAAGCGACCGCCGTCCCCACCGCCGCCCTCTTCTCGGCCGAAGGAAGGGTGAAGTATTCCGGTCGAATCGACGACCGCTTCCCCGCCCTCGGCATCCAACGCCCCAAACCGGGCCGGCGAGACCTCCGCGTAGCGCTCGATGAGTACCTCGCCGGAAAACCGATCTCCGTCCCCCGAACCCCGGTCGTCGGCTGCGTCATCCCAAAGCCCTAA
- the rtcA gene encoding RNA 3'-terminal phosphate cyclase has product MNDLVVIDGSYGEGGGQVLRTSLALAAITGRPLEIHSIRGKRAKPGLQPQHLMAAKAAAEICGAELKGAEVQSGYLRFAPARKVEAGDFRFDIGTAGATTLVLQTVFVPLALAGGVSRVTVTGGTHNPSAPPADYLEHVFLPAMRRMGVESTLNVPRFGFFPKGGGEVSLELSGSGGLQPILLEERGKLVAEIGWIDLASLPEEVGRRGAERLRSFVDERVSIEVRERMALSPGAAAFVAAQYENGFAGYTGIGARGKRMEVVSEEAGQPYAEWKQGSSTVDEHLADQLVLPAALASGRSRWRTNSVTEHLTTVAWVVSQFLDREIEIDEETGWVTVHGDPVR; this is encoded by the coding sequence ATGAACGATTTGGTCGTGATCGACGGGTCGTATGGGGAGGGCGGGGGGCAGGTGCTCCGCACCTCTCTCGCCTTGGCGGCGATTACCGGGCGACCCCTGGAGATACACAGCATTCGCGGTAAGCGGGCTAAGCCGGGCCTCCAACCGCAGCACCTGATGGCGGCAAAGGCGGCGGCGGAGATCTGCGGGGCCGAGCTGAAGGGGGCGGAGGTTCAGTCCGGCTACCTCCGGTTTGCACCGGCGAGAAAGGTCGAGGCAGGAGATTTTCGCTTCGACATCGGCACAGCGGGGGCGACGACTCTGGTGTTGCAGACGGTCTTCGTCCCGCTCGCGCTTGCCGGAGGAGTGTCACGAGTGACGGTAACGGGCGGGACCCACAATCCGTCGGCACCGCCCGCCGACTATCTGGAGCACGTGTTTTTGCCGGCGATGCGACGGATGGGCGTGGAGTCAACGTTGAACGTTCCGCGGTTCGGTTTCTTCCCCAAGGGAGGCGGGGAGGTGAGCTTAGAGCTTAGTGGCTCGGGTGGACTGCAGCCGATTCTTCTGGAAGAGCGCGGAAAGCTGGTTGCGGAGATCGGGTGGATCGATTTGGCGTCGCTTCCAGAAGAAGTGGGCCGGCGTGGAGCGGAGCGGCTTCGCTCGTTCGTCGATGAGCGGGTTTCAATCGAGGTCCGCGAGCGAATGGCTTTAAGCCCGGGGGCGGCGGCGTTCGTGGCCGCTCAATATGAGAACGGGTTCGCCGGGTACACCGGCATCGGCGCTCGCGGCAAGCGGATGGAAGTCGTATCCGAGGAAGCGGGACAGCCTTACGCCGAGTGGAAGCAAGGGTCGTCTACCGTGGACGAGCACCTTGCGGACCAGCTCGTGCTGCCCGCGGCTCTGGCTTCGGGCCGCAGCAGGTGGCGGACGAATTCCGTGACGGAGCACCTTACAACGGTGGCTTGGGTAGTGAGTCAATTTCTCGACCGTGAGATTGAAATCGATGAGGAAACCGGGTGGGTCACGGTGCATGGCGATCCCGTCAGGTAA
- a CDS encoding 3-keto-disaccharide hydrolase — protein MESELLGRWDLMVGPAEDQFPSWVELTQGGGRFVGRFGSARPLASASIEGDYVAFRLPKQYERRETELTFEGTLVDGRLVGTTVLDDGTEGAWVGVRAPELPSFTPTFGEPIELIGSDLSGWTARWDDLANKWSIEDGMLVNSAAGTDLVTTEKFSDFRLVAEYRYPKGSNSGIYLRGRYELQILDDYEGAPNGVGNSGAIYGFLAPTTNSINPPEAWNTAEITLLGRWITVVLNVVTIIDRQEIPGITGGALDSAEGEPGPILVQGDHGPVTFRRLTLYPAT, from the coding sequence ATGGAAAGCGAGTTGCTGGGTAGGTGGGATTTGATGGTTGGACCGGCGGAGGATCAGTTTCCTTCTTGGGTCGAGCTGACCCAGGGAGGCGGCCGGTTTGTGGGGCGGTTCGGCAGCGCCCGGCCGCTTGCTTCGGCCTCCATCGAGGGAGACTACGTCGCTTTCCGGTTACCCAAGCAGTATGAGAGGAGGGAGACTGAACTCACCTTTGAGGGGACCCTCGTCGATGGCCGATTGGTTGGGACGACGGTATTGGACGACGGCACGGAAGGGGCTTGGGTGGGGGTTCGCGCGCCGGAGCTCCCGAGCTTCACGCCGACTTTCGGAGAGCCGATCGAACTGATTGGCTCCGATCTCAGCGGATGGACGGCTCGGTGGGACGATCTGGCCAACAAATGGTCGATCGAGGACGGGATGCTCGTGAATTCCGCGGCGGGTACCGACCTCGTCACGACTGAGAAATTCAGCGACTTCCGACTCGTCGCCGAGTATCGATATCCAAAGGGGAGCAATAGCGGGATCTATTTGCGGGGCCGGTACGAGCTCCAGATTCTGGACGATTACGAAGGAGCTCCGAACGGGGTGGGGAATAGCGGGGCGATCTACGGTTTCCTCGCTCCGACGACGAACTCGATCAACCCACCCGAGGCTTGGAACACGGCCGAAATCACCCTGCTCGGCCGCTGGATTACCGTCGTTTTGAATGTGGTAACGATTATCGACCGCCAGGAAATTCCCGGCATCACGGGCGGAGCGCTCGACTCGGCCGAAGGGGAGCCGGGACCGATACTCGTTCAGGGAGACCACGGGCCGGTCACCTTCCGTCGCCTGACCTTGTACCCAGCAACATGA
- the rpiB gene encoding ribose 5-phosphate isomerase B, protein MKIALGADHAGFELKQLLVKEITDLGHDVIDLGATCYDALDDYPDFAQSVGETVAAGKADRGVVVCGSGIGANIAANKIPGVRAGICPDTYSAHQGVEHDDMNVLILGSRVMGVEVVREVLRSYLQAEFSGEERHVRRLNKVLAIESHYTHIHKP, encoded by the coding sequence ATGAAAATCGCGCTCGGGGCCGACCACGCCGGATTCGAACTCAAGCAGCTCCTCGTTAAGGAGATCACCGATCTCGGTCACGATGTGATCGACCTCGGAGCGACCTGCTACGACGCGCTCGACGACTATCCCGACTTCGCCCAGAGCGTCGGCGAAACCGTGGCCGCCGGCAAAGCCGACCGCGGAGTGGTCGTCTGCGGCAGCGGCATCGGCGCAAATATCGCGGCGAACAAGATTCCTGGCGTGCGAGCCGGAATATGTCCCGATACCTATTCCGCCCACCAAGGCGTAGAACACGACGACATGAACGTGCTCATCCTCGGCTCCCGAGTTATGGGAGTGGAGGTGGTACGCGAAGTCCTGCGCAGTTACTTACAGGCCGAATTCAGTGGCGAAGAGCGGCATGTCCGACGGTTGAACAAGGTGCTCGCGATCGAATCGCACTACACCCATATCCACAAACCATGA
- the gndA gene encoding NADP-dependent phosphogluconate dehydrogenase: protein MSENTNEPQYDFGIMGLGTMGRALLLNMADHGNAVCGWNRDPSKAQAVQEETGGKVGGFSDLGLFVAAIRKPRAIMILVPAGGPTDGVLQGLHPYLDPGDFVIDGGNAHFKDTERRITEMGEFGFGFMGMGVSGGEKGARYGPSMMPGGTPEQYERIRPILESVAAKYDGEPCVALMGARSGGHYVKMVHNGIEYAVMQLIAETYDILHRAQGRGNDDLAQMFGRWNQGELQSFLVEITSIVLAEKDGDKSLVDLISDKAKSKGTGKWTSQDAMDLGMPVPSIDAAVNAREVSGYKGDREAAEKLYGTPLLGNVSDIAEGDLEKALLASMILCYAQGLAQIRAASDEYKYGTDLPTVAKVWRAGCIIRSRELAHIQAAYANRTDLPNLLLDQDYSRRLHDLIPALRKVVVSATAAGIPIPAYAASLNYFDSYRTGRLPANLIQAQRDLFGAHTYERLDKEGSFHTQWE from the coding sequence ATGAGCGAAAACACGAACGAGCCACAGTACGACTTCGGGATCATGGGCTTGGGCACGATGGGACGCGCCCTCCTGCTCAACATGGCCGACCACGGAAACGCCGTGTGCGGCTGGAATCGCGACCCGTCGAAGGCGCAAGCGGTCCAAGAGGAGACGGGCGGAAAAGTCGGCGGCTTTTCCGACCTGGGCCTGTTCGTGGCCGCCATCCGCAAGCCGAGAGCGATTATGATCCTCGTCCCCGCCGGCGGACCCACCGACGGGGTGCTACAGGGACTTCACCCCTACCTCGATCCCGGCGACTTCGTGATCGACGGCGGCAATGCTCACTTCAAGGACACCGAGCGCCGGATCACTGAAATGGGCGAGTTCGGCTTCGGCTTTATGGGGATGGGAGTCTCCGGTGGCGAGAAGGGCGCGCGGTACGGCCCCAGCATGATGCCCGGCGGAACACCCGAGCAATACGAGCGGATCCGGCCGATTCTCGAGAGCGTCGCTGCCAAGTACGACGGCGAGCCGTGCGTCGCCCTAATGGGCGCCCGCTCCGGCGGACACTACGTGAAGATGGTGCACAACGGCATCGAGTACGCCGTCATGCAGCTCATTGCCGAGACGTACGACATCCTGCACCGAGCCCAGGGCCGTGGCAACGACGACCTCGCCCAAATGTTCGGACGATGGAATCAAGGGGAGTTGCAGAGCTTCCTCGTCGAGATCACCAGCATCGTCTTGGCTGAGAAAGATGGCGACAAATCGCTCGTCGACCTCATCTCCGACAAGGCGAAGAGCAAAGGGACCGGCAAATGGACGTCGCAGGACGCCATGGACCTCGGAATGCCGGTGCCGAGCATCGACGCCGCCGTCAACGCCCGTGAAGTCAGCGGCTACAAAGGCGACCGCGAGGCCGCGGAGAAGCTCTACGGCACTCCGCTCCTGGGCAACGTCTCCGACATTGCCGAGGGCGACCTGGAAAAGGCGTTGCTCGCCTCCATGATCCTCTGCTACGCGCAAGGGCTCGCCCAGATCCGGGCCGCGAGCGACGAGTACAAGTACGGTACCGATCTGCCCACCGTCGCCAAGGTGTGGCGCGCCGGCTGTATCATCCGCTCCCGCGAGCTTGCCCATATTCAGGCTGCTTACGCCAACCGCACCGACCTGCCGAACCTGCTGCTCGATCAGGATTACTCGCGCCGCTTGCACGACCTGATTCCCGCGCTGCGCAAAGTCGTCGTCTCCGCCACCGCCGCCGGCATCCCGATCCCCGCGTACGCCGCCTCGCTCAACTACTTCGACAGCTACCGAACCGGACGCTTGCCCGCCAACCTCATCCAAGCGCAACGCGACCTGTTCGGCGCGCACACTTACGAGCGGCTCGACAAGGAGGGGTCGTTCCACACCCAGTGGGAATAA